The following proteins are encoded in a genomic region of Micromonospora olivasterospora:
- a CDS encoding glycosyltransferase family 2 protein: protein MQETDFPAVGIGITTHNRGAVFRTALEAIRKYAPSGAAIVVVDDASDEPVEEATFRFDSNVGIARAKNKCLELLVERGCTHLFLFDDDCWPVADGWERPYIDSPEPHLMYMFTDTPRGQLTDSVEIYQDAQLRAYTHPRGCMLYFERRVLDRVGGYDTRYGRWGYEHVDLSNRIYNAGLTSFRFADVVGSGDFIFSCDERTKVGSSVSDIERFHLVRNLKTRSEASYTSAEYREFRTVPVGAAAQNVVLTTYLTSQPDPQRGTTWTPNYDDLAELRRSVERHGRRLVVLHDCLDEPDTDLVTHVRVTPGGALSSPYFHRWLCCWRYLREHPEIDQVWCVDGTDVEMLRDPFPEMDDRLYLGDEPAPLCIPWMVYHHGGSAKLLQFLSDNRGVPLLNAGLTGGRRETVLEFCRDVFDFCVTNAREAGPLDMGPFNYVARTWYAGMIVHGRQVSTEFRKEDRTSTESWWRHK, encoded by the coding sequence ATGCAGGAGACGGACTTTCCGGCGGTGGGCATCGGGATCACGACGCACAACCGGGGCGCCGTGTTCCGTACCGCGTTGGAGGCGATCCGCAAGTACGCGCCCAGCGGCGCCGCGATCGTCGTGGTCGACGACGCCAGCGACGAGCCGGTGGAGGAGGCGACGTTCCGCTTCGACAGCAACGTCGGCATCGCGCGGGCCAAGAACAAGTGCCTGGAACTGCTGGTCGAGCGGGGCTGTACGCACCTGTTCCTGTTCGACGACGACTGCTGGCCGGTCGCGGACGGCTGGGAGCGGCCATACATCGACAGCCCCGAGCCGCATCTGATGTACATGTTCACCGACACCCCGCGTGGCCAGCTGACCGACTCGGTGGAGATCTACCAGGACGCGCAGCTTCGGGCGTACACCCATCCCCGCGGCTGCATGCTCTACTTCGAGCGGCGGGTGCTGGACCGGGTGGGCGGGTACGACACCCGGTACGGCCGGTGGGGGTACGAGCACGTGGACCTGTCCAACCGGATCTACAACGCCGGCCTGACCTCGTTCCGGTTCGCCGACGTGGTCGGCAGCGGAGATTTCATCTTCAGTTGCGACGAGCGCACCAAGGTCGGCTCCAGCGTGTCGGACATCGAGCGCTTCCACCTGGTGCGTAACCTCAAGACCCGGTCGGAGGCGAGCTACACCTCGGCCGAGTACCGCGAGTTCCGCACCGTCCCGGTCGGTGCGGCGGCGCAGAACGTGGTGCTGACCACGTACCTCACCTCGCAGCCCGACCCGCAGCGCGGCACCACCTGGACCCCGAACTACGACGATCTGGCCGAGTTGCGCCGCTCTGTCGAGCGGCACGGGCGGCGGCTGGTGGTGCTGCACGACTGCCTCGACGAGCCGGACACCGACCTGGTCACGCACGTCCGGGTGACGCCGGGCGGGGCCCTCAGCTCGCCGTACTTCCACCGCTGGCTGTGCTGCTGGCGGTACCTGCGCGAGCACCCCGAGATCGACCAGGTGTGGTGCGTCGACGGTACCGACGTGGAGATGCTGCGCGATCCGTTCCCGGAGATGGACGACCGGCTGTACCTGGGCGACGAGCCGGCGCCGCTGTGCATTCCGTGGATGGTGTACCACCACGGCGGCAGCGCTAAGCTGCTGCAGTTCCTGTCCGACAACCGGGGTGTCCCGCTGCTCAACGCCGGGCTCACCGGCGGCCGGCGGGAAACGGTGCTGGAATTCTGCCGGGACGTGTTCGACTTCTGCGTCACCAACGCCCGGGAGGCCGGCCCGCTCGACATGGGGCCGTTCAACTACGTGGCTCGCACCTGGTACGCGGGAATGATCGTGCACGGCCGCCAGGTCAGCACGGAGTTCCGTAAGGAAGACCGGACCAGCACCGAGTCGTGGTGGCGGCACAAATAG
- a CDS encoding sigma-70 family RNA polymerase sigma factor has product MAERVQSNRPSSTPETDSYLRELMDTYQQPLLRYAQRLTDGDTGRAEDAVQEAFLRAWRHLDRLTGDHGSVLGWLRRVVHNLVMDGYRMKKARPTEVDIENAAEVATADPMAGVVDSLLVEQVLHGLWPEHRAALVETYLNGRTAAEISETLGVPVGTVKSRVHYALRAARKATTNHLLCAA; this is encoded by the coding sequence ATGGCCGAACGAGTGCAGAGCAACCGACCCAGCAGCACGCCGGAGACCGACTCCTACCTGCGTGAACTGATGGACACCTACCAGCAGCCGCTGCTGCGGTACGCGCAGCGGCTGACCGACGGCGACACCGGGCGCGCCGAGGACGCGGTGCAGGAGGCGTTCCTGCGGGCGTGGCGGCACCTGGACCGGCTCACCGGCGACCACGGGTCGGTGCTGGGCTGGCTGCGCCGGGTGGTGCACAACCTGGTGATGGACGGGTACCGCATGAAGAAGGCCCGGCCGACCGAGGTGGACATCGAGAACGCCGCCGAGGTGGCCACGGCGGACCCGATGGCCGGCGTGGTGGACTCCCTGCTGGTCGAGCAGGTGCTGCACGGGCTGTGGCCGGAGCACCGGGCCGCGCTGGTGGAGACGTACCTCAACGGCCGGACCGCGGCCGAGATCAGCGAGACGCTCGGGGTGCCGGTCGGTACGGTGAAGAGCCGGGTGCACTACGCGCTGCGGGCGGCCCGCAAGGCGACGACCAACCACCTGCTCTGTGCGGCGTGA